The following are from one region of the Siniperca chuatsi isolate FFG_IHB_CAS linkage group LG13, ASM2008510v1, whole genome shotgun sequence genome:
- the greb1l gene encoding GREB1-like protein isoform X1, giving the protein MGNSYAGQLKSARFEEALHNSIEASLRSSSGDPQPIFTQLYLEPEPYPGNMEDMKLKASLHGGDPLGHELMNGHSSNDLEELEDDDDSDSSSPPLPYLQAPAPDGCCTLDGFCQAGKDLRLVSIATEPIELPAGFELVGAKSPGVPEHILVCAVDRRFLPENGKNALLGFSGNCVGCGEKGFRYFTEFSNHINLKLSTQPKKQKHLKYYLVKNSQGALCKGPLICWKDCKTRQFPSSASMSKPSSSSSLSSKENGGTSGHSSSPFSLSDSPPTRTTQATSVFFGSQDLSRDCSFLKPLAFTPGNKTLPIVPTALRVNGQTNGLGVDGRPPLLSPSQVSLGPQSQGYRTADLGDSPVSSAMNSGPPKKRHRSWHPSTLVPVPPTAVPVPAIRPIICSPGSALAVSSPQPPVAGVIQPQPVTPGETVIVPDNLLNSSGVRPVILIGHGTLPYFYGNVGDIVVSPLLVSCYKSSQLTEKTLETLGLNSSQLLCVETMILLTLQYLARLGSEQIPLREELEQIVLKAMLCCPGGPAISPSQLPWLARLEASVSGGSIQVVVTHNSLGEGISESLRSLTEGPHHQQCLPTYVVIICASKMSGNEFCVLVLGKYQARALAEGMLTTNEFLKEISYELITGKVSILASHFKTTSLGDNLDKQLVQYQRRRKGQVIQPFQGDVTDYIHSQEAASMSPPSDRAELFSKVFQIYPTQLSVARSLLSQVCSIADSGTQNLDLGRFCKVDFLVLVPPSHILVHQTAQRIRQSGVLVDLGIEDAPSAHQKSDKYVVRLDGDVHAKMEAFMRKVKQNPYTLFVLIHDNSHVDLTSALSGSVCHGELQGLADRVVNCQEVLDAMNLLVLQVSCFPYTLQTRQSRISIHNEVHWPSNEHLQGEQSPHELVYFGLRDYSSSLQWGVASPILRCDDAFEKMVHTLLERHPHLHSMVIRSYLLIQQYTEAMMALTSSPSLRDHITPETLAMVEDLINAPSREGSQGRGHMLLVRVPSLQLAMLARERLEDVRDKLGLQLCFAVLLGSPASELNLPRNFISRLRAWRGCENEDWVPHTYEDLEGLPCIVILTGKDPLGETFPRTLKYSDLRLIDSSYLTRTALEQEVGLACTYVSMGVVQEPKKAMAPRESVGEKAATSLNDGDELERPQSNGSAATKTSGSLAENGVSSSDVAYSFQKPSTSTCPPEGAITSDMGTVTQGIKQECDSLGSQLPSNPSKPSEALPSLYSSSSSSSPSPSSSSTQRPSQSTQWGRDSKPARVSPRTVIMSRAAYNLLAGESGSQLSSFALLPHADVAWSSPLRPLITHNLQGAEQSMYYRQWTIARQHHADYEAPPVTHPRRLLLSGPPQVGKTGAYLQFLRILFRMLIRLLEVDVYDEEEEEEEETSEVTTPVNTQWPDIEEVRKLPFDPNPRDPMFRKASPVYSDKMPKCLKDFKQEGESQTPAERATKSIRLSRFAAHNAFHHCEQCHHYCEAGPATQLSECTFHAFTFCTSMLGEEVQLQFVIPKAKEQHFVFSQQGSHLESMRLPLVSTKDPDLLKSPIFTPTTGRQEHGLLNIFHAMEGATHLHILVVKQFEMPHYRKYWPNHILLVLPAVFNKAGIGAARFMIKELSYHNLELERNRLEEHGVKRQDVWPFIVMMDDSCVLWNTYQPADSSETSDGGSTLTNVSLKTVLQHMETTPKISLYSMCGTRKWSSNLAHKSPRHPFSRCHLHNFVMLNVDLTQNVQYDLNRYSCEEVDFNLRVNSSGLLLCRFNYFSLMKKHIPVGGSKDFQVKPKLMEIENPAPISPSQYVCAPDSEQTLLDAPAQFLLERFLQSCSHRLFPKAVQNRNNPVLSIDSYLNISPEISVCYINSRPHSTNLNHQGLLFSGLLLYLCDSFVVSGLLKKFRFLKGATLCVICQDRSSLRQTIVRLELEDEWQFRLRDEFQTANCSEDRPLYFLTGRHV; this is encoded by the exons ACATGAAGCTGAAAGCCAGCCTCCATGGTGGGGACCCGCTAGGCCACGAGCTTATGAATGGCCACTCTTCCAATGatctggaggagctggaggatgatgatgactCAGACAGCAGCAGCCCTCCACTTCCCTACCTACAGGCCCCTGCACCCGACGGCTGCTGCACACTGGATG GGTTCTGTCAGGCCGGCAAAGACCTCCGACTGGTCTCCATAGCAACGGAGCCCATTGAACTCCCAGCAGGCTTCGAGCTGGTCGGTGCCAAGTCCCCCGGCGTCCCCGAGCACATCCTTGTGTGTGCCGTGGACCGCCGCTTTTTGCCTGAGAATGGGAAAAATGCACTTTTAG GTTTTTCAGGAAACTGTGTGGGCTGTGGGGAAAAGGGTTTCAGATACTTCACTGAGTTTTCGAACCACATCAACCTGAAGTTATCCACCCAGCCCAAAAAGCAGAAGCACTTAAAATACTACCTGGTGAAGAATTCTCAGGGTGCTCTGTGCAAAGGACCCCTCATCTGCTGGAAAG ACTGTAAAACCCGTCAGTTCCCCAGCAGTGCGTCAATGTCCAAACCCagctcatcctcctctcttAGCAGTAAAGAAAATGGAGGCACCAGTGGACACAGCTCCTCTCCCTTTTCCCTCTCAG ATTCTCCACCCACCAGAACAACGCAAGCAACCTCTGTCTTTTTTGGGAGTCAGGACCTCAGCAGAGACTGCAGTTTCCTCAAACCTCTGGcattcacacctggaaacaAGACTCTACCAATAG TACCCACAGCTCTGAGGGTGAACGGGCAGACTAATGGTCTGGGTGTTGATGGACGTCCTCCCTTACTGAGCCCCTCCCAGGTCTCTTTAGGGCCTCAAAGTCAGGGGTATCGCACTGCTGACTTAGGAGACAGTCCTG TATCCTCTGCCATGAACTCGGGTCCTCCAAAGAAGCGCCACCGGAGCTGGCATCCCAGCACGTTGGTACCCGTCCCACCGACAGCCGTCCCTGTGCCAGCCATCCGGCCGATAATTTGTTCTCCAG GTTCTGCGTTAGCAGTGTCCTCTCCTCAGCCACCAGTAGCAGGAGTGATTCAGCCCCAACCTGTCACCCCTGGAGAGACGGTCATCGTCCCTGACAACCTGCTCAACTCTTCAGGAGTTCGCCCTGTCATCCTCATCG GGCATGGCACTTTACCTTATTTCTATGGGAATGTTGGGGACATAGTGGTGAGCCCCCTCCTGGTCAGCTGCTATAAGAGCAGCCAGCTGACAGAGAAAACCCTGGAGACATTGGGCCTCAACAGCAGCCAGCTCCTCTGTGTGGAGACAATGATTCTGCTCACTTTACAGTATCTTGCACGTTTAG GCTCGGAGCAGATTCCTCTGAGGGAGGAGCTGGAGCAGATTGTTTTGAAGGCCATGCTGTGCTGTCCCGGGGGTCCTGCCATCTCCCCATCCCAGCTGCCCTGGTTGGCTCGGCTGGAAGCCAGCGTCTCCGGTGGCAGCATCCAAGTCGTGGTTACCCATAACTCTTTGGGAGAAGGCATCTCTGAGTCACTTCGTTCACTCACTGAGGGTCCTCACCACCAGCAGTGCCTGCCCACCTATGTAGTCATTATATGTGCCTCGAAAATGAGCGGCAACGAGTTCTGTGTGCTTGTTTTGG GAAAGTACCAAGCACGAGCCTTAGCTGAAGGTATGCTTACAACCAATGAGTTTCTGAAGGAAATCAGCTACGAACTTATCACAGGCAAAGTCAGCATCTTGGCGTCTCACTTTAAAACCACGTCACTAG ggGACAATCTGGATAAGCAGCTGGTGCAATACCAGCGCCGACGGAAGGGACAGGTCATCCAGCCCTTTCAGGGCGATGTCACTGACTACATCCACTCCCAGGAGGCTGCCAGCATGTCACCACCCTCAGACAGAG CAGAGCTATTTAGTAAGGTCTTTCAGATCTATCCGACCCAGCTGAGCGTGGCTCGGAGCCTCCTCTCTCAAGTCTGCTCCATCGCTGACTCAGGAACCCAGAATCTCGACTTGGGGCGTTTTTGCAAAGTGGACTTTCTTGTTTTGGTCCCTCCATCTCACATTTTGGTACACCAGACAGCACAGCGCATCCGACAGTCAG GGGTGCTTGTGGACCTGGGAATCGAAGACGCCCCCTCAGCCCACCAGAAATCAGACAAGTACGTGGTGCGCCTGGACGGTGACGTTCACGCCAAGATGGAAGCCTTCATGAGGAAAGTCAAACAGAACCCCTACACTCTGTTTGTCCTCATTCACGACAACTCACATGTCGACCTCACAAG TGCTCTGTCAGGCTCTGTGTGCCATGGGGAGCTGCAGGGTTTGGCTGACCGGGTGGTGAACTGCCAGGAAGTCCTAGATGCAATGAACCTCCTGGTCCTGCAGGTCAGCTGCTTCCCGTACACACTGCAGACCCGCCAGTCCCGCATCAGCATCCACAACGAAGTTCACTGGCCCTCCAATGAACATCTG CAGGGGGAGCAGTCTCCTCATGAGTTGGTCTACTTTGGCCTGAGGGACTACAGCAGCTCCCTGCAGTGGGGCGTGGCCAGCCCCATTCTGCGTTGCGATGATGCATTTGAGAAGATGGTCCACACTCTCCTGGAAAG ACATCCGCACCTACACAGCATGGTGATCCGCAGCTACCTGCTGATTCAGCAGTACACTGAGGCCATGATGGCCCTGACCTCATCCCCGTCCCTGAGAGACCACATAACCCCAGAGACCCTGGCCATGGTGGAGGATCTGATCAACGCCCCAAGCAGAGAGGGCTCCCAGGGCCGGGGCCACATGCTGCTGGTTCGAGTCCCCTCACTACAGCTGGCGATGCTGGCCCGGGAGCGACTAGAGGACGTGAGGGACAAACTGGGGCTCCAGTTGTGCTTCGCTGTGCTGCTGGGAAGCCCCGCCTCCGAGCTCAACCTGCCCAGAAACTTCATCAGCCGCCTCAGG GCGTGGAGAGGCTGTGAGAATGAAGACTGGGTACCACACACTTATGAGGATCTGGAGGGGCTGCCCTGCATCGTCATCCTTACAGGGAAGGACCCTCTTGGAGAAACTTTTCCTAG GACTCTGAAATACAGTGACCTGCGACTGATAGACTCCAGCTACCTGACTCGTACAGCCCTGGAGCAGGAAGTGGGTCTGGCCTGCACCTATGTGTCCATGGGTGTGGTCCAGGAGCCCAAGAAGGCCATGGCCCCTCGGGAATCAGTCGGAGAGAAGGCCGCCACCAGCTTGAATGATGGAGATGAGCTGGAAAGACCTCAGAGCAACGGCAGCGCTGCAACCAAAACCTCTG GCTCTTTGGCAGAAAACGGTGTCAGTTCATCTGACGTTGCCTACTCTTTCCAGAAGCCCTCCACCTCCACATGCCCACCTGAAGGTGCCATCACCTCGGACATGGGCACAGTGACACAAGGGATCAAGCAGGAGTGCGATTCCCTGGGAAGCCAGCTCCCCTCCAACCCCTCCAAACCTTCCGAGGCCCTTCCCTCTCTTTACTCCagttcctcctcttcctccccctccccatcttcttcctccacccAGAGGCCCAGCCAGTCCACACAGTGGGGTCGAGACTCTAAGCCCGCTCGGGTGTCACCGCGCACTGTCATCATGTCACGGGCAGCATACAACCTGCTGGCGGGGGAGTCGGGGAGCCAGCTGAGCTCCTTCGCCCTGCTGCCTCATGCAGATGTGGCCTGGAGCAGCCCGCTGAGGCCCCTTATCACTCACAACCTGCAGGGGGCAGAGCAGAGCATGTACTACCGCCAGTGGACCATCGCCAGGCAGCATCACGCCGATTATGAAGCTCCACCTGTGACACATCCACGACGCCTGCTACTCAGTGGACCCCCACAG GTGGGAAAAACCGGTGCCTATCTGCAGTTTCTTCGTATCCTGTTTCGAATGCTCATCAGACTGCTGGAGGTAGATGTGtatgatgaggaagaggaggaggaagaag AAACATCAGAGGTTACAACTCCAGTAAACACCCAGTGGCCTGACATTGAGGAAGTTCGAAAGCTGCCCTTTGACCCCAACCCCCGGGACCCTATGTTCAGGAAGGCCAGCCCTGTTTACTCTGACAAGATGCCAAAGTGCTTAAAAG ATTTTAAGCAAGAAGGAGAGAGCCAAACACCAGCCGAACGAGCGACCAAGTCCATACGTCTGAGCAGGTTTGCCGCCCACAATGCCTTTCATCACTGTGAACAGTGTCACCACTACTGCGAGGCAGGCCCTGCCACACAG CTGTCCGAATGCACCTTCCATGCTTTCACCTTCTGCACGTCCATGCTGGGGGAGGAGGTCCAGCTCCAGTTTGTCATTCCCAAAGCCAAGGagcagcattttgttttcagtcagcAGGGCAGCCACTTGGAGAGCATGCGCCTGCCTCTGGTCTCCACCAAG GACCCTGATCTGCTAAAGAGTCCAATCTTCACCCCGACTACAGGACGCCAAGAGCACGGCCTGCTCAACATTTTCCATGCCATGGAGGGCGCCACTCATCTGCACATTCTGGTGGTCAAGCAATTCGAGATGCCCCACTACAGGAAATACTGGCCCAACCACATCCTGCTCGTCCTGCCGGCTGTGTTTAACAAGGCGGGAATTG GTGCTGCCCGCTTTATGATCAAAGAGCTGTCATACCATAACCTGGAGTTGGAGAGAAACCGACTGGAGGAACACGGTGTCAAGAGGCAAGATGTATGGCCTTTCATTGTCATGATGGACGACTCCTGCGTGCTGTGGAACACCTACcagccagcagacagcag TGAGACATCAGATGGAGGCTCAACTCTCACCAATGTGTCTCTGAAGACGGTGCTGCAGCATATGGAAACCACACCGAAGATCTCCCTGTACTCAATGTGCGGTACACGCAAGTGGAGCAGTAACCTGGCTCACAAGTCTCCCAGGCACCCCTTCAGTCGGTGTCACCTCCACAACTTCGTCATGCTTAATGTGGACCTGACGCAGAATGTTCAATATGACCTTAATCG GTATAGCTGTGAGGAGGTGGACTTTAATCTAAGGGTGAACAGCAGTGGGCTGCTGCTGTGTCGCTTCAACTACTTCAGCCTCATGAAGAAACACATTCCAGTTGGGGGAAGCAAAGACTTCCAGGTCAAACCTAAACTCATG GAAATAGAAAACCCCGCCCCAATCAGCCCGTCACAGTATGTTTGCGCCCCAGACAGCGAGCAGACCCTTCTGGACGCCCCGGCCCAGTTCCTGCTTGAAAGGTTCCTGCAAAGCTGCAGCCACAGACTGTTTCCGAAGGCTGTTCAGAACAGAAACAACCCAGTTCTGTCCATCGACAGCTACCTCAACATCAGCCCGGAG ATTTCTGTGTGCTACATCAACTCTCGTCCACACTCCACCAACCTGAACCATCAGGGCCTGCTGTTCAGTGGGCTGCTGCTTTACCTCTGTGACTCCTTCGTCGTCTCTGGACTCCTCAAGAAATTCCGCTTCCTCAAAG GGGCCACTCTCTGTGTGATCTGCCAGGACCGAAGTTCCCTGCGTCAGACCATCGTCCGACTGGAGCTGGAGGATGAGTGGCAATTCCGCCTGCGGGATGAGTTTCAGACAGCCAACTGCAGTGAGGACCGGCCCCTCTATTTTCTGACTGGCCGCCATGTTTGA